Part of the Spiroplasma endosymbiont of Poecilobothrus nobilitatus genome is shown below.
ATATTTTTGCTGAAAATCACTAAATAAACCTAACCGACTAAATTGCGTAATTTGTTTTTCAATTTGGTCTAAAGCATATTGGCGACAAATTTGTCGAAAGGCAACTGGTGGAGTTGTTTTCTGATCAACCCCGCTTTTAACAACAGCAGTTTCAATTGGCAAACCATGCGTATCTCAACCACAAATTCACGGACTATAAAATCCTTTTTGATTATAATAACGAACAATAAAATCTTTTAAAATTTTGTTTAACGCATGACCAACATGTAAATCCCCATTTGCATAAGGAGGGCCATCATGTAAAATAAAGGGTTGGTTGCTAGCATTATGTTGATAGCGCGCTGAAACAACATTCGTTTTAAGTCATTCTAACTGAATTTGTGGTTCTTTTCCTGCCAAGTTAGCTTTCATCTCAAATAAGGTATTGGGAGTTAATAATGTATCTTTATAATTCATCAGTTTTTTTCCTTTCTGTCATAAAAAAAGTAAGACTATAAGAGCGCAAATGAACGGTACCATCTTACTTTATAAATATGCAATAATATTTACCTTTTTTTCTTAATTTTAAATTATAAAAACAAGAGATAATTATTTGTCTTTTATGATTAGTTCACATTATCCTAATATTGCTGTAATAAAACGAGCAAATAACCGTGGTTTGTTTTCTTATAAATAAATATTACACTATTTATTTAATTTTGTTAATAATTTCTTTTTTAATCAATTCTGTAATTCGTTCACCATCGTTAATGGAAAAGGCATAAATGCGCTTATTTCGTTCTAAAAAATCATCAATTACTTTTAACACATTCTGGGGATTATGCCGTTTATGATCAATGTCATCAAGTAATACTGCAATTTCTTCTTTAAAAGCATAAGAAAAATCAACTGCTTTCATAATAATCCGTCCTGCATTATGACTTGCAATTTCAAATGCTTCGCGTGATTTTTCAATATTATAACGTGAAATATGCTCTAAATGTTGTAATTCTTGTAAACGCAACATTAATTGGCGATTATCGTATGTTAATTTTTCTATAATTTCATTTTGTTCATAAATAACTGTCCGTAAATTTTTCTCTTGTTCTGCCATATTTTCCCCTACTTTATGCAAACTTTGCAATTGTAATTCGATAATGTTGATTTTTTGATGGTAAAACTGCATTAATTTTAAAACGACCATACCGTTTTATTGATATTATAATATCACAAGAAACTTGAAAAGTCTTATTATTTACCACCGAAAAATTAACATAAACATAATTTTGCTCAACATATTTTTGTGCTTGTTGACGTGAAGCATTGCAAAGTGCACTTGCCACAGCATCTAGGCGTAAACTTTTTACTGTTTTTGTAAAAACAGTAAATTGATATTCAATAACAACAGGGGCAGGGTTAATAGTTCAAGCCAATAATTTCTTTTGAATAATTAATGGAGCATTAATAAACACTGGCGTAATTTTATTTAAAACACTTAAATATAAATCATTTGCTGTGATATAAAAATCACCAATCACTCGCAATTCTAATTGTAATTTGTTTAAAATAAAGCCAAGCACCTGATGATGTTGAAAAAAATGCGGTGTTGGTTGTTTCACATGTAAAATAACCGCATTATCGTGCTTAGCATTAAAACTAACTGTTGCTCGAAAACCATTTGTTAATGGTTTATGAATAAAATAATTAGCAATGTTTTCTTGTACCAAGATTGCTTGCAAAATTGCAATTTGACGTAAATCAAGAAAATCTGTGTTAACAACTTGCCCACGGCGGGCTTGTTCACATCATCCTTTAATTTTATTAATTAATTCATAATCTTGCTGATAATGTTGCAATAATTGCGTCTTATTAAGCATCTTTTTGAATTGTAAATTGATAAGTTCTATGTTCATTTTTTTGAACATCACCATTAAAAGCATACATCACACCACTAATAAAATCTAATAGTCGTATCCGTTCTCCTTTTGGCAATTTTTCTAAATGAACAATTAATTGCCCTTTTGTCAATAATAAATCAGCAATTTTCGGAGCATCATTATAACTATCAGCAATAAAACCAGTTGTAAGCACACTTGTGTTACTACTAACTTCAGAAGAATGCTGTATTTCATTTTCACGCTCAAAATTTACCTTTTTAAAGGGTGTTTCTGACGCAAGAACAGGTTTTGTTAATGGTTGATCACTATGGACAATTGATTCGGTTGGGCTATCATTAAAATCAATTCGTGGTTGAGATTAGTAAATACTTCGTTGTTTTTTCTTAAAAATGCTCATTATTATCAACTACGACAAACAAATGGTGGTAAATCATCATCTTCATCGTCATGTTCAACGACTTGATTATTATTAACATGTTCTCGTCACACATTAATCCGACGGTTTGCATTCGCTGTTTCACGTTCAACATTTTCAGATAAATTAGTGAAATAACTTGGCCGTTTACGAGCAACATCTTGATCATTGTCATCACTAACCTCAGCGTCCCGAGTTGGGTGTGGTGCTGGTTCTTCGTATTCTTCCATTGAAGCACGATAACCATTATCTGGATTAGTAAAATTTTGATCTTCATCAAACCCAGTTGCAATTACAGTTACAATCATTTCATCATCTAAATGCTCATTAACTGCTGTTCCAAAAATAATATTAACTTCGCCACCAATTGCTTGTTTAACAATATCAACAGCATCATTAGCATCATTTAAGGTTAAGGTATTACCACCAGTAACATTAATAATAGCATCACGAGCACCACGAATTGATGCTTCTAATAACGGAGAAATAATTGCTTTATTAGCAGCTTCAATTGCTTTATCTTTACCTGAACCAATCCCAATTCCAAATAAAGCATTCCCTTTATTTTTCATAACGGTCTTAATATCTGCAAAGTCTAAATTAATTAAGGATGGTACTGCAATTAAATCAGTAATGGTTTGAACTCCTTGGCGTAAAATATTATCTGCTTCTTTGAATGAATCTTTTAATGGGACACCCCCAATTACTTCTAATAAGCGATCATTTGAAATAATAATTAATGAATCAACATGTTTACGTAGTTCTTCGGTTCCTTGGATAGCATAACTATTACGCGCACGACCTTCAAATGAAAATGGCGTTGTAATAATTCCAACGGTTAAAGCGCCTTGTTCTCTTGCAAGTTTGGCAATAATAGGAGCAGCCCCAGTCCCAGTTCCGCCACCCATTCCAGCGGCAACAAAAACCATATCTGTCCCTTTTAAAGAGTCTTTAATTTCTTCTGCTGATTCAATTGCTGCTTGGCGACCAACATCAGGATTAGCACCTGCCCCTAGCCCTTTTGATGTTTCTTTACCTAATACAATTTTATTTTTTGACTTTGAAACACTAATAATCTGGGCATCAGTATTAGCAACAATAAATTCAACCCCTTGTACGCCTGCTTCAATCATCCGATTGACAGCATTATTACCAGCACCACCAATACCGATAACTTTTATTGACGCGACTTGTTCATAATTATCAAAATTGTTCATAACCTTAATTCCTCCATTTTTTATATATTATACTATTTATTTAATATTTTGATATTTTGGTAGTATTTTTGTCGATATTGTTGTGAACCGTTTAAATGCTGCTTACTTAGCGGCATAACCCCTTGTGCCGGGTTAACATTGCCACCTGGTTGATGATGCTCACCATATTTGTCATTTCGTGGTCCTTTTTTATCACCATTATTATTTAGATAACGAATATAACGATGATCAACCGATTGAATATTTGTTGCACTAACTTTATTTGCTAAATGTTGATAATAAATATTTCCCAATAAGCCAGTACATCATGTTTCTTTTGAACCTAATGTTGAAGCAATATAAACGGTAACATTTTTATCTTTATTTAACGACAACAGATTTTCTTTAAACCCACTAATTCGCAAAATTTCACCAACAACAACCACTGGATAGTTATAGCGCCCTAAGCTATTAGCTAACTTTTCACTCAATGTTTCCATTTCTTCTGTTAAAACATGATTAACAATTCGTTTTAAATCATAATGGGTAAAATTTAATTGTGTTTGTTGCTGATGATCATATTTACTATAAATAATTAAATTATCTTTACTATTATTATTTAAATTAATAATTTTATATAAATACTTTAGTGATTGCTTATTATCACAACTTAAGACATTACGTAACCGCGTAATTATTTTTTTAATCCCACCCGGAATAATAATTTGTTCACATAAAGTTTCACGAACAAAAACATAAGCGATAACATTATCATAATCTCAATTAATAATTGTAATCCCATTTTGCAAATCAACTGGTGATGCAATATTTCACGCAAGACTAAACCCTTCTGGAAGGATACCCATAACTTCAATTTTGGCATATTTAAGTGTCGCAAAAATACTTTGAATAATCTGTTTTTTTGTTACATAAACAATTGCCTTAATACTTACTTTGTGCGCCGCCCGCCCTATTGGTGGCGCTGATAATGCTTTTTGTTCATTAAGAATGTAACGATATGGTCTAATAAAAAAAGCAGTTTCATCATCTAATAAAGGAACTTCTTTTGCTAATGTAATTAATGAATCAATATCATTATTCGTAATTAGACGATGATGTGTTAAATTTAGCATTTTGGTTGAAGTTTTAATTGTCATATTATTTGCTGGAATACTAATTGCCACCCGTTCAATCACAATTCCTAATTGTCGATTTGCATCTTTAATTAAATTAACTAATTCTTTGGCCACATTTTTTTCATCAATAATGATACCATTATCACAAAAATGATATTCAAGATGCCTTTTATAAAGCACTTTAATTTGTGATTCAGTATAAACACCAACCATAAAACTAAAACTATAATTTTTAATTTCTAACACAGCATATACTTCTTTTAACTTATAATCCACTTCGTTCACCTCCTTTTTAAATTTTAGAATATTATTTCACCCGTTCTAATATTCTTAGTTTAGCACTTGTACTCCGATGGTTGTTTGTTTGTTCAGTTACCGAAGGTACAATTGCTTTCTTAGTAATAATCTGATAATCACTTTCAAAATGTGATATTACTGGTAGCTGTTGATTTATTTCATAATTAGGATCTTTTGTTAAACTTTGAAAATATTTTTTAACAATACGATCTTCTAATGAATGAAATGAAATTACAACTAACCGACCATGAACCGCCAATAAAGTTGTTGCTTGTCGTAATGATTCTTGTAAAACAAATAACTCTTGATTTACTTCAATTCGTAATGCTTGAAAAACTCGTTTTGCTGGATGTTTTGCCTTTTTTAAAATCTTTTGTGGCAAACTTTTTTTAATAATTTCAACAAGATGGAAAGTAGTAACAATTTCTTGTTCATTACGAGAAATAACAATGTTTTTTGCAATTACTTTTGCAAATGGTTCTTCACCATAATCTTGAAAAAGTTTTACTAAAGCTTCTTGCGAATAAGTATTAAAAATTATTTTTGCCGTTAATCCTTGATTTTGATTCATCCGCATGTCCAATGGACTATCATAGCGATAACTAAAACCACGGTTATCATCATCTAATTGTGGTGATGATACTCCGAGGTCATATAAAATCCCATTAACTAATTTAACATGTCGTAGTTGTAATTCGGCAGCTAAATTAACAAAATTATTTTTAATAATTTCATAATTACGATATTTACTCTTCTGCAAAATTTGTTCAGAAGCAACAATTGCTGCTTCATCTTGCTCAAAGCAATATAACTTTCCATTTGAAAGATGCTTTAAAATTTCAAGACTATGTCCAGCTCGCCCTAAAGTACAATCAACATAAATTCCATTGTTTTGAACATTTAAACCGGCAATTGCTTCTTGCAATAAGACTGTTTGATGTTTAAATTCCATACGTTAAATTTTTTCCTCAAAATTTTTTGCCGCTTCTTCGATTCCTGGTGCTTGTTCAATGTATACTTCTCAAACTTTCGGATCTCATAATTCTAAGTGGTCATTGTTTCCAATAATAACAACATTTTTTGTAATATTTGCTTTATTTTGCAAAATGGACGAAATTTTAATTCGTCCAGCATTATCGAAAGTAGTTTCATCAGACATTGACATAATTTTCCGTGTCAAAGCCCGCCCTTCGGCTGTGGCTTGTCCAGTTGAAGCAACTTTTTCTGTTCACTTTAACCATTCAACTTCATTACGAACATCAATACAACCATCAAAACCAAGAGAAATAAAGACTTTATCATCTTTAAACTGTTCTCTCATTTTAGAAGGAATTGTTAATCGTCTTTTATCATCTAATGTATGATTGTAAGTTCCTAATAATGCCATTTTACCCCATTCTCCCCCACTTTCATACATATTGTATTATACTATTTCCCATATTGCAACACTTTTCCCAAAAAATTTTTTACAAAAAAAAATGACCATACTAATTGGTCAATAATTTAAAGGTTTTTTAAAAATATAAATTGTAAATACAACATTATAGTTTACAAAAAAAAAGAATCTCTAAGACTGCACCCCAAAAAGTAAGTAAAATAAAAAAAAGATTTTGTTAAATTTTTATAGGGGGTGCATTTTTATATGGCAAAAAAGGACAAAAATATAACAAATATACATCAGAATTTAGAACAAAAATCATTGAGGAAATTAAACAAAAAAGTTGTTGAATAGTAGCAAAACAATATAATATAAATGCAAATACAGTAGAATCTTGATGAACAAATCATAAAAAAGGAAAATTAAACAATCCTAAAGGACCTAAAATTTCTTTTGTCAAAAGAAATTTATAATATTATAAAACAAGGTATGAATTATTAAAAAAGCTCCATGACTTTTACAATTAAGCAAACTAAGAATAGTCTCTTTTATTAAAAAAATGTCGTGAATATTCAATAAAATTATTACTAGAAGTAACGGGGTTAAAACGTAGTTATTGAGATAAATATAAAAATTATGACAGTAGCAAAAAAGATAAAAAAGCAATAAATGATATTGTAAAAGTCTATGAAGAAAATTTAAAACAATTTGGTTATCGAAGAATTACTAAATATTTAAAAGAAGATTATGGTATAAAATATAATTCAAAAAAAGTTTTAAGAATTATGCGTGATAATCAAATACAACCTGAATATGTAAGAAAAATGAGAAGAAAAATAAAGTATAAACAGAATAAATAAAAAAGCTTATTACAATATCCTGATTTAATTAATCGTAAATTCAATGATATAAAAACAAGGTTTTCAGTACTATATACTGATGTAACATATTTAAATTGAAAAGGAGAAAGATATTATCAATCAACAATTATTGATGGATATACTAAAGAAATAGTTGATGTAAAGTGATCTAAATATAATGACAATAAATTAGTAATCGATAATTTAAATGATGCAATTAATAAAATAAAATTAATAAAAAAAGATCTGAATGGAATAATAATTCACTCAGATCACGGATATTAATATACATCCACTATTTATCACGATAAATGTTTATCTAACGGTATTATAATTTCAATGGGGAAAAAATGCCACTGTGCAGATAATATTGTTATAGAAAGTTTTCATTTGGAATGGCAACACTTTTTAGGACACTTTTTATATAGACATTTGTTTTCTAAAAGTAACTGGAGATAAATAATTTAAACTGCCATGAATTCGAATATTGTTATATCAATGCACAAAATCAAAAAGTTCGTATTTTAATTGTGTTAAATTTTTAAATTTTTTACCCTTAATAAATTCAGTTTTAAAAGTTTTGTAAGTTATTTCAGCCACAGCATTATCATAAGGGCAGCCTTTATTGCTTAATGATCTTTTAATATTAAAAGTTATTAAAATTTCATCAATGATTTTATTTTTAAACTCATTACCACGATTAGTATGAAATAGAGTTATTTGATTTAATGGTCGTGTTATTTTATGAAAAGCTTGTTGGGCCAGTTCGGCTGTTTTATTCGGCCCAGCACTATAACCAATTATTTAACGATTAAACAAGTCAATTAATAAACAAATATAATGTCATTTAGCGCCAACTTGAACATATGTTAAATCACTAACAATAACTTCATTAGGTTTTTTGTTGTTAAATTGACGATTTAAAATATTATTAATTTGGTCATTATTGACTGTTGTTTTATGATTATGATATTTTAATTTGGTGTATTTAGAAACCAAATTATTTTTGATCATAAATAATCTGATTTTTTGCCGCGATAAGATGATATCTTTTCTGTTTAAAATAACTTTAATTTTGCGAGCCCCATAAATTTTGCGACTTTTATTAAAGGCACTGATAATTTCTTGTTCATAATTATTAACTTGCTTGTTAATACATTTATTAGTTTGATAATAATAAGTTGATTTTGATAAACCCAAAATCTTACATATTTTTCTTACTGAATATTTTGTTTTGTTGTTATTAATTATTGTTATTTTTTGGCCATTATCAGTGCGGCTTGCTTTAAAATGTCATTTTCCATTTTCAAGTCTTTAAGTTCTTTTCGTAAAGTTATTATTTCATTTTCTTCTAGTGTGCGATTGTCTTTTGCTTTAAATTAACCAGAATTATTATAATTTTTAACTCAACTATAAATAGTTGGTTTTGGTAAATTATATTCTTGCCCTAGATTAATACACTGGATAGGCTACAATTATTAGGACCATAATTATATAGACTTCAAAATTAGATAAAATTATTAAGAAAGAAGGAATATAAAAATTGGAAATAAAACTTCATACTCTGAAGAATTTAAAAAACAAATTGTCATGCTATATAAAAATGGTAAAAGTGTTATTAATCTAGGGCAAGAATATAATTTACCAAAACCAACTATTTATAGTTGAGTTAAAAATTATAATAATTCTGGTTAATTTAAAGCAAAAGACAATCGCACACTAGAAGAAAATGAAATAATAACTTTACGAAAAGAACTTAAAGACTTGAAAATGGAAAATGACATTTTAAAGCAAGCCGCACTGATAATGGCCAAAAAATAACAATAATTAATAACAACAAAACAAAATATTCAGTAAGAAAAATATGTAAGATTTTGGGTTTATCAAAATCAACTTATTATTATCAAACTAATAAATGTATTAACAAGCAAGTTAATAATTATGAACAAGAAATTATCAGTGCCTTTAATAAAAGTCGCAAAATTTATGGGGCTCGCAAAATTAAAGTTATTTTAAACAGAAAAGATATCATCTTATCGCGGCAAAAAATCAGATTATTTATGATCAAAAATAATTTGGTTTCTAAATACACCAAATTAAAATATCATAATCATAAAACAACAGTCAATAATGACCAAATTAATAATATTTTAAATCGTCAATTTAACAACAAAAAACCTAATGAAGTTATTGTTAGTGATTTAACATATGTTCAAGTTGGCGCTAAATGACATTATATTTGTTTATTAATTGACTTGTTTAATCGTTAAATAATTGGTTATAGTGCTGGGCCGAATAAAACAGCCGAACTGGCCCAACAAGCTTTTCATAAAATAACACGACCATTAAATCAAATAACTCTATTTCATACTAATCGTGGTAATGAGTTTAAAAATAAAATCATTGATGAAATTTTAATAAATTTTAATATTAAAAGATCATTAAGCAATAAAGGCTGCCCTTATGATAGTGCTGTGGCTGAAATAACTTACAAAACTTTTAAAACTGAATTTATTAAGGGTAAAAAATTTAAAAATTTAACACAATTAAAATACGAACTTTTTTATTTTGTGCATTGATATAACAATATTCGAATTCATGGCAGTTTAAATTATTTATCTCCAGTTACTTTTAGAAAATAAATGTCTATATAAAAAGTGTCCTAAAAAGTGTTGCCATTCCAAACCTTTATGCTGGTATTTTCATTTTCAGAGATTTAAATAATTTTGAATGTTCGTGAAACCTAAGCCATGATAATGAATTAAGGATTCTTTAAGATTTGATTGTAATTTACTAATTTTATTTAACTTCCGATAACTAGCATCAGGATTTATACTAGTTTTAGTTGCTAATAAAATAGAATTTGTTTGTTTTGATACTAATAAATATAATGGTTGCATGTCAGAAATAATAATTGAATTTTCTTTGATTAATTGTTTATTAATATTTTCAATAATTCACTGTTTTTGTAATCGTTTTGTGTTGGTTGATTTAACATAAATATTATTATTGCTGTCAACAGCCATTTTAACACAACATTTAGTGTTGGTTGAAAATGAATCAAGATGAATTTTTCTTTTATCAAATTTATCTTTAAAATTACCTTTGTGGATTTCTTTAATAAATGTTTCATCGATTTGAATTTGGCCATTTAACTTTTTAAATTTTAATTGGGTGTTTTCTAATTGTTTTGATTTCATTATTTTTTGGCGATTATATCAAGCGGTTTTCGGTGATGTTTTAATAAAGTGGGAAATCATTTTACTAGATTGGCCTAATAATGAAATTTGAATCAATAAATTTCACTGTTCATAATTTAAATGACTTAAATACGTAAAATGATCACGAAAAGCATCAAAACTAGCACGACATTTTTTGCATAAATATTTTTGTTTTCCTTCAGGATTATGACCATTTTTAACACAATAAAAAGATTGACAATTAGGACATTTAATACCTTTATCCCTAAATTTTTGATCAATTTCATTTAAGCGTTTTTGTTTTTTAATTAATTCTGCTTCTTTTTTGACTTTTTCATGAAATTCTAAAAATTGATCATCTGTTAAACTATTTATTAATTCTTCAATTATTTTTTCCATTAATTATTCACCTCTTATATTAAAAATATATTTAATTTTAGGTATATTTTATAAATATCAAGATTTTTCTACAAAATTAAAAATCAACTCTAATAACTTCTTTATCCTTATAATATCCACATTCATAGCAAACTCTATGTGGTTTAATTAATGCTCCACAATTTTTACATGCTATCAAAGTTGCTCCAACTAATTTAAAATGTGTTCGGCGTTTTCTTTTTGCCTGTTTGGAAGTTTTTCGAAATGGTACCGCCATTATTTCTCCTCCTTTGTTGTTTTAACTAATTTTTCGTGTAATTGTTCTCATCGTGAATCCGCTTGAGCCGCTTGATAGGCTGCAAATTCTTCCTCAGAAAAAACTTGCCAAGTCAAGTCAAGTTGAATCACCACTAATTATTTTATCACTATTTTTAGATAAATTAATAGGAATATTTTTTAATTTTGTAGAAAACTCTTGATGAAATAAAAAAAACATCAATATGGTAACTTTAAAAGAAAATTATATAAACTTTTAATATTGTTATTTAACTTTTTTATACGTTAAAATATAATGCCGATGATTGTTGGTTCGGGATAGTAATAAAAAAGTTGAGGTTTGTAAGTATAACAAACAAAATTAATTATGGATAGGCTCCAATTATTAGGACCATAATTATATAGACTTCAAAATTATATAAAATTATTAAGAAAGAAGGAATATAAAAATGGGAAATAAAACTTCATACTCTGAAGAATTTAAAAAACAAATTGTCATGCTATATAAAAATGGTAAAAGTGTTATTAATCTAGGACAAGAATATAATTTACCAAAACCAACTATTTATAGTTGAGTTAAAAATTATAATAATTCTGGTTCATTTAAAGCAAAAGACAATCGCACACTAGAAGAAAATGAAATAATAACTTTACGAAAAGAACTTAAAGACTTGAAAATGGAAAATGACATTTTGAAGCAAGCCGCACTGATAATGGCCAAAAAATAACAATAATTAATAACAACAAAACAAAATATTCAGTAAGAAAAATATGTAAGATTTTGGGTTTATCAAAATCAACGTATTATTATCAAACTAATAAATGTATTAACAAGCAAGTTAATAATTATGAACAAGAAATTATCAGTACCTTTAATAAAAGCCGCAAAATTTATGGGGCTCGCAAAATTAAAGTTATTTTAAACAGAAAAGATATCATCTTATCGCGGCGAAAAATCAGATTCTTTATGATCAAAAATAATTTGGTTTCTAAATACACCAAATTAAAATATCATAATCATAAAACAACAGTCAATAATGACCAAATTAATAATATTTTAAATCGTCAATTTAATAACAAAAAACCTAATGAAGTTATTGTTAGTGATTTAACATATGTTCAAGTTGGCGCTAAATGACATTATATTTGTTTATTAATTGACTTGTTTAATCGTGAAATAATTGGTTATAGTGCTGGGCCGAATAAAACAGCCGAACTGGCCCAACAAGCTTTTCATAAAATAACACGACCATTAAATCAAATAACTCTATTTCATACTGATCGTGGTAATGAGTTTAAAAATAAAATCATTGATGAAATTTTAATAACTTTTAATATTAAAAGATCATTAAGCAATAAAGGCTGCCCTTATGATAATGCTGTGGCTGAAACAACTTACAAAACTTTTAAAACTGAATTTATTAAGGGTAAAAAATTTAAAAATTTAACACAATTAAAATACGAACTTTTTGATTTTGTGCATTGATATAACAATATTCGAATTCATGGCAGTTTAAATTATTTATCTCCAGTTACTTTTAGAAAACAAATGTCTATATAAAAAGTGTCCTAAAAAGTGTTGCCATTCCAATATCAAAATTTTGCTCATTTAATTAATTAATATCACTTTTTTTATAAAATTTAAAACTATATTCATCATTTCATTCTAAATTAATTGGAACAGCAAAATGTTCTAATGTCTGAGCATCCTCAACAACAACTTCGCCAATAATTGTCGCAACAATATTAATTGCATTAAGATTTGGATGATAAGTAATTATTCCCTTAATATTAACATCTTTGATTCCTCTAATATTAACCGAATAATCTAGTAATTCTGGACTAATATTTAATGGTATATCGACACTAACCTGCGGTTGTTTAATAAAATATGTTTCTGTATAAATCATTTTGTTCCCTCATTATTGACTTTTGTTGCCAAATTTGAATAATCTTACCCTAATAAATATTTTGTTTAAATTATTCATTAATATAATATAATATAATTATACATTTATTTTTATAAAATATAAATGTGCTGTAAAAAAATGAGGAGCCAAAATGAAAATTATAACATACGAAAAAGAAAACCAATTAACTGATTTACAAATTCAATTAATTGAAAAATTAAATAATGACATTCAGAGTGTTCTAGAGTTAACTATTAACGAATTAGCAGATAGTCTTTTCATCAATACTTCTACCTTAAGTCGTTTAATTAAAAAATTGGGGTTTGAAAATTATAGTAAATTTAAAGTATGAGTTGCTGGAAAATATAATAATATCAAGGAATTTGATATTCAAGAAAATGAGACAACTCTCCATAATATTATTGATAATATTTATAAACTGCATACTTATGCCTTAGATGAAACTTATCGAAATTTAAAAGTTAATCAATTAGAAAAACTCATTGATACAATTCATGCGAGTGAACGAATTGTTATTTGGGGAATTAGTCGCCATACTTTAATTTGCGAAAATTTAAATTTACACTTAAATGTTTTAAAATATAACTCAACTTATCTTGTTAATTATTATGCCACAATTCAATTAATTGAAACTCTTAGTGAAAATGATTTATTAATTTTAATTTCAAAAAGCTTACAAGATGCTGAATATCATTTCCTAATTGAAATTGCAACAAAACGAAATGTTAAAATTATTTTATTAACGATTAATAAAGAATATAAAGGACCACCTAATTTGCAAAAACTAACCTTAGAAAATACTGAAATTCTAAATTTTTATGTCGATAATCCCCGTTATGTTTCACGG
Proteins encoded:
- a CDS encoding S4 domain-containing protein, which gives rise to MLNKTQLLQHYQQDYELINKIKGWCEQARRGQVVNTDFLDLRQIAILQAILVQENIANYFIHKPLTNGFRATVSFNAKHDNAVILHVKQPTPHFFQHHQVLGFILNKLQLELRVIGDFYITANDLYLSVLNKITPVFINAPLIIQKKLLAWTINPAPVVIEYQFTVFTKTVKSLRLDAVASALCNASRQQAQKYVEQNYVYVNFSVVNNKTFQVSCDIIISIKRYGRFKINAVLPSKNQHYRITIAKFA
- the sepF gene encoding cell division protein SepF; its protein translation is MLTTGFIADSYNDAPKIADLLLTKGQLIVHLEKLPKGERIRLLDFISGVMYAFNGDVQKNEHRTYQFTIQKDA
- the ftsZ gene encoding cell division protein FtsZ; its protein translation is MNNFDNYEQVASIKVIGIGGAGNNAVNRMIEAGVQGVEFIVANTDAQIISVSKSKNKIVLGKETSKGLGAGANPDVGRQAAIESAEEIKDSLKGTDMVFVAAGMGGGTGTGAAPIIAKLAREQGALTVGIITTPFSFEGRARNSYAIQGTEELRKHVDSLIIISNDRLLEVIGGVPLKDSFKEADNILRQGVQTITDLIAVPSLINLDFADIKTVMKNKGNALFGIGIGSGKDKAIEAANKAIISPLLEASIRGARDAIINVTGGNTLTLNDANDAVDIVKQAIGGEVNIIFGTAVNEHLDDEMIVTVIATGFDEDQNFTNPDNGYRASMEEYEEPAPHPTRDAEVSDDNDQDVARKRPSYFTNLSENVERETANANRRINVWREHVNNNQVVEHDDEDDDLPPFVCRSW
- a CDS encoding cell division protein FtsA; amino-acid sequence: MDYKLKEVYAVLEIKNYSFSFMVGVYTESQIKVLYKRHLEYHFCDNGIIIDEKNVAKELVNLIKDANRQLGIVIERVAISIPANNMTIKTSTKMLNLTHHRLITNNDIDSLITLAKEVPLLDDETAFFIRPYRYILNEQKALSAPPIGRAAHKVSIKAIVYVTKKQIIQSIFATLKYAKIEVMGILPEGFSLAWNIASPVDLQNGITIINWDYDNVIAYVFVRETLCEQIIIPGGIKKIITRLRNVLSCDNKQSLKYLYKIINLNNNSKDNLIIYSKYDHQQQTQLNFTHYDLKRIVNHVLTEEMETLSEKLANSLGRYNYPVVVVGEILRISGFKENLLSLNKDKNVTVYIASTLGSKETWCTGLLGNIYYQHLANKVSATNIQSVDHRYIRYLNNNGDKKGPRNDKYGEHHQPGGNVNPAQGVMPLSKQHLNGSQQYRQKYYQNIKILNK
- the rsmH gene encoding 16S rRNA (cytosine(1402)-N(4))-methyltransferase RsmH, which translates into the protein MEFKHQTVLLQEAIAGLNVQNNGIYVDCTLGRAGHSLEILKHLSNGKLYCFEQDEAAIVASEQILQKSKYRNYEIIKNNFVNLAAELQLRHVKLVNGILYDLGVSSPQLDDDNRGFSYRYDSPLDMRMNQNQGLTAKIIFNTYSQEALVKLFQDYGEEPFAKVIAKNIVISRNEQEIVTTFHLVEIIKKSLPQKILKKAKHPAKRVFQALRIEVNQELFVLQESLRQATTLLAVHGRLVVISFHSLEDRIVKKYFQSLTKDPNYEINQQLPVISHFESDYQIITKKAIVPSVTEQTNNHRSTSAKLRILERVK
- the mraZ gene encoding division/cell wall cluster transcriptional repressor MraZ, with the protein product MALLGTYNHTLDDKRRLTIPSKMREQFKDDKVFISLGFDGCIDVRNEVEWLKWTEKVASTGQATAEGRALTRKIMSMSDETTFDNAGRIKISSILQNKANITKNVVIIGNNDHLELWDPKVWEVYIEQAPGIEEAAKNFEEKI
- a CDS encoding IS3 family transposase, whose product is MKQFGYRRITKYLKEDYGIKYNSKKVLRIMRDNQIQPEYVRKMRRKIKYKQNK
- a CDS encoding IS3 family transposase, translated to MAEITYKTFKTEFIKGKKFKNLTQLKYELFDFVHWYNNIRIHGSLNYLSPVTFRKQMSI